A portion of the Sabethes cyaneus chromosome 3, idSabCyanKW18_F2, whole genome shotgun sequence genome contains these proteins:
- the LOC128740246 gene encoding probable RNA polymerase II nuclear localization protein SLC7A6OS, which yields MAAVIRLKRRADEAPLDAFVLNCKRRRTEHGNGWLNPAATGETSTVLKIAATFARADNISSHLQQRLTKSEAKEVISRVHHPTIVSRNRAAARRNARNDRFRIVNCTRSLHQADGGEGTTIVDVEKDIVGSESAIERTGASRDEPNYVYDLYVADENRQQTHITYIPENLDDISVAIYDDPLYSSHRDGSGHGGFADDEDSDDSNDEDNWRNDYPEEDDDFFGEANKDGEQDIRRAVEDFDFEGDRKLSSDEDDYTGLGNTSGFAYPANDDDENDEYCEEGNAGLNQDNVWTAYAKYKARVMRKMNKNDSDQYDSEIDCSDGESSAGDSSQSENFDLYD from the coding sequence ATGGCAGCAGTTATTCGCCTCAAACGACGTGCGGACGAAGCTCCATTAGATGCATTTGTGCTGAACTGTAAAAGGCGGAGAACGGAACACGGTAATGGTTGGTTAAATCCTGCCGCAACTGGTGAAACATCGACGGTTCTTAAGATCGCCGCAACGTTTGCCAGAGCAGACAATATTTCATCGCACCTACAGCAACGCCTAACGAAAAGTGAAGCCAAAGAAGTCATATCCCGAGTTCATCACCCTACAATCGTGTCCCGAAACCGGGCGGCTGCTCGTCGAAACGCACGAAACGACCGTTTCCGGATAGTCAATTGTACCCGATCTCTCCATCAAGCTGACGGTGGCGAAGGAACTACAATCGTTGATGTCGAAAAGGATATCGTTGGTTCTGAATCTGCAATAGAAAGAACAGGGGCTTCTCGGGATGAACCGAATTATGTGTATGATTTGTACGTTGCCGACGAGAATAGGCAGCAGACGCACATTACCTACATTCCGGAAAACTTGGACGACATCAGTGTTGCTATTTACGACGATCCGCTTTATTCGAGTCACCGCGACGGATCAGGACATGGCGGTTTTGCGGACGATGAAGACTCGGACGATTCCAACGATGAAGACAACTGGCGTAATGATTACCCGGAGGAAGATgacgattttttcggtgaagcaAACAAGGATGGTGAACAGGATATACGACGAGCGGTAGAAGACTTCGATTTCGAGGGAGATCGAAAATTATCATCAGACGAAGATGACTACACTGGTCTTGGAAATACTAGTGGGTTTGCCTATCCAgcgaatgatgatgatgagaatgaCGAATATTGTGAAGAGGGTAATGCTGGTCTAAATCAAGACAATGTTTGGACGGCTTATGCTAAATATAAGGCGCGCGTTATGAGGAAAATGAACAAAAACGATTCCGATCAGTACGACTCCGAGATTGACTGTAGCGACGGTGAATCATCAGCCGGCGATAGCAGCCAAAGTGAAAATTTTGACCTCTATGATTAA